Part of the Lolium rigidum isolate FL_2022 chromosome 6, APGP_CSIRO_Lrig_0.1, whole genome shotgun sequence genome, TACTTCTCCTGCAAAAGATTATGCGGAGAGCATGGCGGTGGTACCAGCTGATCCAGGGGAACGCGCCTGTATATGTCTGAGCACTTCTCAGCAGGGGTAAGTAACGGTGGTGGTTTCCTTCGCTTTGTGGTTCCCATTTTCTTAGGGTTTTCCTTTACTTGTGGATGTAGTTTCTCCTGTGAGCCTGGACCTGAATCTTTCTTCTTTGACTTGCAAACTACAGAATTGTTAGTCTTGGAAGCCTTGGAGGTTTCATTCGCCCGAGGTAGCAGCCTTGCTAGATGATCAGGGGTTCTAGGAAGTGGGGGTTTGTGATCTCTACGGACAGGGTTATAGCGGAACTGGTCAAAAAATGCACGGTAAGGCAATGAATCATCAGGGTTCTGCTCCGTGCAATTGGAAACAAAATCGCTGAATGGCACAAAGCCTTCGGGCAGCGCCGGCTGCCTCTTGCTTGCCTCCTTGATAAGCTTACGATTGCTGAGGACACGGACACAGGGCATTTTTCCATTGCTTTTCTTAATACTACTACCCTTTCGGGCATCAGCTTCTCGCTCTTGTTCCGGTGGAGCTTTGCCTCCTTGTGATTTGGCTGAGTGAGTCTGGCCAGGGTGAAGTGACAATGGTGACTTGCCAGATGGCTCCTGCTGCTTCATCTGCTTCTGTTTCTTGGTCACCTTCACTTTCTGCTCCCAAATGGTGGTTTCAGATGCAGCTGATGCAGAAATAGATGACAGTGTGTGCTTCATGTGATTGGACTCCTTTTTCTCCTTTACCGCCATGGTGTCGTCCCTCTGCTCCTCCAAGGTAGTATTTTGGGCAAGACACACTGCTGCCACCCTCTGCTCCTTACAAATCTTCCTCTTGCTCATCAGCGCCACTGCCTTTTCGAGCATTGGGACCCTGGGAGCTGTGTATTGAGCTGGGTCTTCAAAGAATGTGGCAGCGGGTAGAGGCTTTGAGGCATGGGAAACCTTTGTTCCTTCTGACTGAGTCAACCCGGGGTGAAGTTGCAATGGCGAATAGGTAGATGGCCCCTCCTCCTTCCTCCGCTTCGGTTTCTTGGTCACCTTTGCCTCCTGCTGCAAGATTGGGGCTTCGGCAGCGGCGGCATCAGTGAGTGAAGGAGATGACTTGCGCCCcttgtgtttcttcttcttcatcatcgtcgccgcCAGCACCGGCTCCTCCAAGGTAGTGTTTTCAGAAAGAGGCAGTGCCGCCACCTTCTGGTCCTTACAAATCTTACTCTCACTCATCACTGCCACGGCCGCCTCCTCCAACATTGGGGTTCTGGAAGCTGGGGGTTGAGTTGGAGCTTCAAGGAATGTGGCAGCGGATAGAGGCTTGGCAGCATGGGAAACCTTTGTTCCTTGTGATTGAGCATGCGTGGGATCATGTGGCAATCGTTTCTTGGTCACCTTTGCCTCCTGCTGCAAGATTGGGGATTCGGCAAAAGTGGCAACAGTGAGTGAAGGAGATGACTTGCGCTCcttgtgtttcttcttcttcatcatcgtcatcgccagCACGGGCTCCTCCAATGTAGTGTTTTGGGAAAGAGGCAGTGCCACCACCTTCTGCTCCTTACAAATCTTCCTCTCACTCATCACCGCCACAGCCGCCTCCTCCAACATTGGGGTTCTGGAAGCTAGGGGTTGAGTTGGAGCTTCAAGGAATGTGGCAGCGGATAGAGGCTTGGAGGCACGGGGGGCTTTTGTTCCTTGTGATTGAGCCTGCGTGGGATCAAGTGGCAATCGTTTCTTTGTCACCTTTGCCTCCTGCTGCAAGATTGGGGCTTCGGCAAAAGTGGAAACAGTGAGTGAAGGAGATGACTTGCGCTCcttgtgtttcttcttcttcatcatcgtcatcgccagCACGGGCTCCTCCAATGTAGTGTTTTGGGAAAGAGGCAGTGCCACCACCTTCTGCTCCTTACAAATCTTCCTCTCACTCATCACCGCCACAGCCGCCTCCTCCAACATTGGGGTTCTGGAAGCTAGGGGTTGAGTTGGAGCTTCAAGGAATGTGGCAGCGGATAGAGGCTTGGAGGCACGGGGGGCCTTTGTTCCTTGTGATTGAGCTTGCGTGGGATCAAGTGGCAATCGTTTCTTGGTCACCTTGGCCTCCTGCTGCAAGATTGGGGCTTCGACAGTGGCAGCAGCGGTCAGTGAAGGCGATGACTTGCGCTtgcgcttcttcttcttcgtcgtcaccGCCAGCACGCGCTCCTCCGTCTGCTCCTGGTTTTGAGCAAAAGGCAGTACCGCcaccctcttctcatcacgcatTTTCCACTTCCTGATTGCAGCCTCGGTCGTCGCCTCTTCCAGGATCTGGGCTCCGAGAGCTGGGGATTGAGCTGGGTCTTGAAGCAATTGGGCGGTGGATGGCCCCTTTTCATTATTCCGCTTCTGTTTGGTGTTCACCTCCGGCCCCTGCTGCAAAATTGATTCTTTGGCAGCGGCAGCAGCGGACAGTGAAGGAGATGACCTGGGCTCCctatgcttcttcttcttcttcatcgtcgttgttGCTGCCAGCATGGGCTCCTCCCCATGTTTGTCCCCCTCCGCTGCCGCCTTCTGATCATTACgcaccttcctcttcctcttcctcacagCCACCGCCTCCTCCAGGATTGGGGTTCCGGGAGCGGGGGATTGGGTATGGGTTTGGAGGAATGTGGCAGCCGGCAGGGGAGATTGCGACGGAGCCACCCCGAACCCCGCACCATCCGGCTTtggcttcttcttcatcctcttctgcCGCGTCGCCTCACACTGGGACTCTCCCATGGCTGCCGCCGCCATCACTGACGCCGCAACTGGCGGTCCTGAATTGGGCGTATCTCCTCGCTCCATGTCCCCCGCTGTCGGGGAAGCCACGCGTCGGGGACGAGAAGTGAGGTAGCTTGGGACGGCGCGACGGCGACGGCCGCGTCGGCGATGTCACATACCGATGCCgctggggctagggctagggtttcggtCGGCCGTCTGGGTCCCTCCTCTCCTTGCCTCACAGGAGCTGGAGCTGGCTTCGCCGGGGAGGTAGGAGACCCGCCGCCGGTTTCGGGGGATGCGGTAGCCGCCGGCCGGGACGGGGAATGCGGTGGTCGGGCTTCTTTTCCGTGAGGAGTTGGAGTCAGAACAGAACCGGCTGTTGGGATCAGGATACTGAGGAATTGCTACTCCAAGCGTTTCCTATTCTTCAGTTCCCtgatctattttattttattttattttactagcAAAAATATGGGCCGTCAGtcgcgcgggaactttcctcaACGATTCCCGCGCTTTTGTTTCCTCCAGACTCCCCGACCGCTCCCCGGGAGGCGGGATTGATATGGGCTCGCCAAATGGATGAAACCGCAAATCCAGACGAAAACGAGAAATCATGGACGTGACTGGGCCATTTTTCGCTGTCTGGATGAAAAAAAAGGTTGTTGGGGAGATGGTTGGAGATGTTCTAaggatggaggaaagagaaagcaATCGTGGGTGGGTTCAGGGGCTGAAGTACCCTTAGACCAGCCACTATTTTGCATCAAAGCGAACCATTGAGGTCTTAGCATCGGTTCTATACATAGTAGAGCACCGCATCAAACCTTGTG contains:
- the LOC124660283 gene encoding uncharacterized protein LOC124660283 — protein: MERGDTPNSGPPVAASVMAAAAMGESQCEATRQKRMKKKPKPDGAGFGVAPSQSPLPAATFLQTHTQSPAPGTPILEEAVAVRKRKRKVRNDQKAAAEGDKHGEEPMLAATTTMKKKKKHREPRSSPSLSAAAAAKESILQQGPEVNTKQKRNNEKGPSTAQLLQDPAQSPALGAQILEEATTEAAIRKWKMRDEKRVAVLPFAQNQEQTEERVLAVTTKKKKRKRKSSPSLTAAATVEAPILQQEAKVTKKRLPLDPTQAQSQGTKAPRASKPLSAATFLEAPTQPLASRTPMLEEAAVAVMSERKICKEQKVVALPLSQNTTLEEPVLAMTMMKKKKHKERKSSPSLTVSTFAEAPILQQEAKVTKKRLPLDPTQAQSQGTKAPRASKPLSAATFLEAPTQPLASRTPMLEEAAVAVMSERKICKEQKVVALPLSQNTTLEEPVLAMTMMKKKKHKERKSSPSLTVATFAESPILQQEAKVTKKRLPHDPTHAQSQGTKVSHAAKPLSAATFLEAPTQPPASRTPMLEEAAVAVMSESKICKDQKVAALPLSENTTLEEPVLAATMMKKKKHKGRKSSPSLTDAAAAEAPILQQEAKVTKKPKRRKEEGPSTYSPLQLHPGLTQSEGTKVSHASKPLPAATFFEDPAQYTAPRVPMLEKAVALMSKRKICKEQRVAAVCLAQNTTLEEQRDDTMAVKEKKESNHMKHTLSSISASAASETTIWEQKVKVTKKQKQMKQQEPSGKSPLSLHPGQTHSAKSQGGKAPPEQEREADARKGSSIKKSNGKMPCVRVLSNRKLIKEASKRQPALPEGFVPFSDFVSNCTEQNPDDSLPYRAFFDQFRYNPVRRDHKPPLPRTPDHLARLLPRANETSKASKTNNSVVCKSKKKDSGPGSQEKLHPQVKENPKKMGTTKRRKPPPLLTPAEKCSDIYRRVPLDQLVPPPCSPHNLLQEKYASDPWKVIVICMLLNLTQGKQVKNIIEGFFECYPDAHSAINADPEKMAGYLECLGLQHVKTTRIQKFSKEYVEKEWTYITELCGVGKYAADAYAIFCAGRAIEVAPKDHKLVDYWKYVCFELPLMQKAQNAQEAGVQEQELAVMS